tatttttatCCTTACAAAATTTGTATGCATGAAATTTTAGTCCCTGCTATTTCATACGtgtttaaaatactataaatttttttttttaccaaattgtataattttttaagctgggaagaattaaatatgaatattttaaatttcaaaagacaatgataaaagtaatgtaaATTTCgacttataaattaaattttgagttctaTTTTTTTCGAGaaactttttataatattttaaacatgTTTGTAAAATAATCGTTCAGAAATACGCACCAGTTTAATAATAggaactaaaactacgtgcataataattttatggaaACCATAACATGTCAATTTTTTAATagaactaaaaacaaaatttggtaattttatataaaccaaaaacatatttaactataTATTAAATTATCCTTTAGCTTACTTCCAAGCGTCTTCCATGTTTAAACTAACGCAAACCaactatcataataataattGTCTCTAGACTCTATGTCATACCACAATTTTGTCCTAACCCTTTCTCAAATTATCTGGCTATGGGCATTTAAATCTTCATCAGATGCTAGGATGGGGGCCCCTAGGTCATGACTTCATCTACCAACTCATTCTTGATAATCATCTCATGTTAATTGGATCATTTCCTctattaaaaatgttaaaaaccaaAAAGTTAAACCACTGACTTTGAAGACCATTTTGTTAAACTTATTTCATCTCATTCATCATCTTGTCATTCATCATATCATTATTAAAGGGCTAAATAAAGTCACCAAAGACCAAAAGTCAAAACATAAGTCAACAAATTAGTGACTTGAGCTAAAAGACAGAGGTTGGTTCTTTTTAGGTGTTTCCATTCATTTTACATGCATTATGTGCATTGCATTGTTTGTGTACGATTGGCATTCATACACATTTGGTCATCTTATCCTCTTATGTTTTTTAATTTGCAAAAGTTCGTTTAAAGGAATTTTGACCAAAACTTTTGACATATGGAATATTCCATTCCCATtcaccattcattcattatttaaTCATCATCACATGGTCATAAAGAAGAACTTGAATAGAATGTATAGTAGAGATTTGAACTTGCAATTCAAGGATACCATTAAGCATCACAGCTTTAGTCAAATCAAAGTAAaacatcaaaaataaaatttgaataagcCAAGGGGAATTAAGTGACTTTTAATTTCATGATCTCATTTTACCAAATTCATTCATATGTTGCTCTTACCATTTAATTATGTCAACACTGCATGTCAACAAAATGGTATATGGTTTCACATCATTATTTTCAATCACAATTCAAATTGAAATACCAAATTTAAATGAAAAGGAACAAATGTTGAATCAACTGGTATATATGGTTCAGTTTGAGTATGTCATGTAATGTAATGAATCAACTGGTATACACAAAGTACTATCTATTCTCAGTACATCAAGCATAGTTCATTAGAATGTACAAGTATATCTCAATGGAGAGTAAACATGGAAAACAGAAATAGTAAAAAAAAGAATCATTTGCTTTGATATTAATATGCagtctgaatcatcttaatccagCTCAATCACTTCAACTTGATCTTTCCTTTCTGAGTCCACTGTATCGACATCAATGATTTCTGGTTTCGGTTTGATAAGGTCTTGATCTTTCCTTTCCGAGCCAATTATCCTGTCAAGATCAATTATTTTTGATTTCTGTCTCGGTTTGAGTTTCTTAAGGTCAGCTAATAAAGCTTGATCTTCACTTTTCGAGTCGAGATCAATTACTTCTGGCTCTGGTTTCGGTTTGATAAGGTCTTGATCTTTCCTTTCCGAGCCAATTATCCTGTCAAGATCAATTATTTTTGATTTCTGTTTCGGTTTGAGTTTCTTAAGGTCAGCTAATAAAGCTTGATCTTCACTTTTCGAGTCGAGATCAATTACTTCTGGCTCTGGTTTCATCAGTTCAGAGAACAATGCTACAGATTCTTTTGCATAAAAGATGACATACGGCTGTTTACTCAGAACTTCTTGTTCTGATATAGCAGAGACCTAAAGAGTAATGATAGTTTAGTtgtaaaggaaaatcaatatatatatatatatatatatatatatatatatatatatataaagctaGGCTAGAAACTTTACTCACCTCAGAATCGTTAAAACAGAACCATTTTTCCTTCGAACAGCGGACGTAAGCGATATAGTGTCCGCTGTTCAAGTGACTCCCCTCGTGCACAATCATGGCGTACATTTCATATTCACATTTGAcctgtaaaaaaaaaagtaaatataaGTGAAGCGATCACATAAAAAGCATTTTGGTAGTCAATGTAGTTGCATATTTTGATCTATAAGGTGTTAGTATTTTAATTGAAGCGACATTCAACTCACATTAGCTTGTCTGGTAAACTTAGATATGTCAATTGTACTTGAGTACTCCACTGGGTGAGTTAGTTTCACCATCCCATTCGTCTGTTTCTCGTATTGGTACCTTAATAACTGAAGTACCAAAATATTGGGAGTTCGACCTATTATATAGCTTTTTGTCTTATACCTTTGCTCTTGGCAGAATTCGCATAATGACTTTGAGTCAAGATATTCAGTTTGAGTGAATATGTTGAACGATTCTTCAATGGAATGCGAATTAACCAATGGCAGAGCAATATGTAACATTTTCTCGGGATCTCCAGAAATCAAACCACAAACCAGACATGTTATctgaaataaaatatataaggTATAAGACCATTAAATTCtgtaaataattttaaatgaaaaaaaccgAAGATAAACTCGTACTTGGTTAATTAACGTGCCACCAAACTCGTTAGCTACAACATATTTTCCTTCAGTTGTTGTAACTTTGCCAAGTTTACCTAAAAACTGTGTCATGAAATCATGACTATCTTGTTGAGTTCTGGGTGGAAATGAGAAATCTGcattaaaaattaagaaaattaagTAACAAAGTCGCATAGTAGACTCCCTGAATCAACTAGACATAGGCCATAATTATGGTGTAGAAAGGCAAAGCTGTAAAGTTTTACAAAGTATAAATTGCAGAAATGCCTTACCTTTCAGTTTCTCATAAAAATCATATGGGTAGAAAGGTTTTGGTTTCGAAGCAGGGTTGATGGCTTTATCGATGTAATTTTTAAAAGTACAAATCCAGCAACTTTTGCCTGAAAAACCAATGTCATACGTTAATAAAGTATTTCAAATACTAAAGGTAAACCAAAAGATAAATAAAGAAAGGCCACTTTCTTACATGGACAGTGATAATTCCGTACTGCTCTTAAGAGAGGCGCGGTGTGAAAAAGGCACTGCAATGCTGCTGCCATGAAACAACTATTACCTAGGTTTGCAATGCCAGGTCCCTTAAACAAttacaaggaaaataaaaaagaaatagatCAAAATTAGCACTTAATCCAtaagggttttgaaaaagaaatattgTTGTGGCAGTGTGTGTTCTACAACAGTTGATAAGACAACATAATGTAAATCATGGAAATGGTTTTGAAAAGCATTGTTGCTACTGAAGCATGATCCAAGGTGTGATAATGGAAATTGTTAATGCATTGGATTGATAATGGAAACTTACATGGGGGATGGCTTGCATGGTTCCAAGAAAGTTGGTGGGACGATGAGCATCATTTTTGGAAATGGGACCagattttctctttctttttccctTTCCGGTTGCACGTGTAGCTCCCATggtgatggtgatggtgatggtgatggTTGGTAGCGTCAGTTCAAGGGTTCAAGAATCAAGAACACAGTTAAAAGCGAACAGTCGATTCTTGAAGGAAAAAAGTATGTAACTGAATTATGACTAGGAAGTTGAACTTATGTACTAATAGTTAGTTTTCTGTTGTTGTCTATGTCAGCATCGATTTTTGTCGTTTGAAAATGTTCCTCAAGTCAGTAGCAGCTTTTTATTTCCCTTTCTagcctatattatttttttatttccctttctggcatattattattattattattattattattattattattattattattattattattattattattattattattattattattattattattattaattattattattattattattaattattattattattaattattaattattattactattattattattaattattattaattattattattattaattattaattattattattattattattattaattattattactattattattattaataattattaatattattattattaattattattattattattattattattattattattaattattattattaattattattattattattattattattattaattattattattaattattattattattattattattaattattaattattattattattattattaattattattattattattattattattaattattattattattattattattaattaattattattattattattatttattaataagacTTACTATCAAATTAAAGAAAAACTTAACTTCAAGAGCTCAGAACTCACCTTAATGCATCCATACCATAGTGGATTGGTTTGAGAAACCCTGGAAAATCAATTGAATGCTCCACCGTGAGAGCACCTGTGTAACCGACTCCAGTCGGGTCAAATCCTTTCTTCTTCATTGAATATGGAAGAAATTCTGAACCTCATCTTCAAGTCCATTTTGAGCAAAACCAACAATGATTGAGTTCCACGACACCAATGTCCGCTGAGGCATTACATCAAACACCTGAAGAACTTGGTAGCTCTATAAACGGTGTTGAACTTGTTATAGTTCCTTTTGGCGTGCAGTAAAATCACGGAATGGCTCGTGATGATCTTTGCAACATTATTGTCGCCAGTCATCGGCCACTACTATTGCTATCTATTGTCCATGTGACGGCTATCTGTTGATGTTGTTTTCCACTTCAGTGGTTGGCTCTAGATTTGACattgtaatttaattaataaaatatcatatttagtttaatttcatAAAGTGGGAAACATAACATTAGTCATCGCTCCTAACTAGATTGAGATTAAGAGAATATGAGAGATAAAGATGATGGAAGAGAATATGAGAGATAAAGATGATGGAAGAGAATATCTAATGCCGACCAACTTACACCTCTAATTAAAACCTGCCTACGATGTCTTTATTTGTAAAATGATTAAAACTATTGATTCAAAAACCTATTAGCATAGATATATCATGGAGTTACAAATTATAATTTCATTCAAATGATTTTCCAATTACCATCTATCATTTCATACTTTTGATTTTGAAGTACACTagttttaaaatagtaaaataacttaatgcattttgttttttttttccttattAGTTTAGTGTATACATCTaatgtaaaattaaattaaaaaaatcgaaCACTgaatcaactttaaaaaaaaattaaatttttgtattactatttcaaattattttttccaaatatttgattggtttctaaggaacctattttttttaattaagaaatatattaatgggagaactaagggttttcCAACCCGATTATAAGAAGAAACGGGAAACCCCGACAAAAAGAAAGATTACTATCCAATTACACCTACGAGAGAAAAAACAACGGCTCCTTACAAAACTCGTAAAAAGAGAGTAATTGGGATGAGTAATTTTTCCGCAAAAGGACCACTTCCAAGCCATGAGTTTAACATTCCAAACGATGTTGTTGATGTTTCATTCATCCTTTCGAAAGCACACCCCATTCATAAGCAACCAAAGTGTCCACGTGGTAGCGAGCCACACCAAACCCAATTTACAATCTCTAACTTTGTGATTATGAAAGAATAAGTGCCACTCCATAAAATTTGGTAAATACTCTTCCTCCGACCTATCCCCTTTACCCACTCAAAAAGCTATTTCACTCCATATCTTTTTAACCACCCAACAATTGAAAAAGTAATGATTCCTATCTTCCATATGAACATCACGTAATATACACTTTAAATTATCATGAGTAAAAGACATACCTCTAAGCATCAAGAGGTCTTTTGTAGGAAGCCTATTATGGAAAAGTCTCAATCCAAAAGCCTTGATTTTATACGGCACATCCAAGCTTCGGCACTCTTAATCGGGGGGCCAAAATGCATATGCAATTTCTCATAAAAAGCATAACAACAAGCTACCGATAAATCATCCCCCTCTTTACCTTGCCAAACCACCTCATCTTTACCTACCGACCACCCTTGAAATTCCTCCAACCTCCCCCTCATTAAGACTATATCCTCCAACACCACTTCACCATTCAATCTAGCCTCGGATAAACCAAAATTCCCCCAAACCCAACCACCTTCACCCCACCCTCCCATGACCGCCACCGAAACGTTCTTCAAAGTCGAAACCTTGAATAATTTCGGAAAATCTTCCTTCAAAGAGGATCCTCCCAACCATAATCCTTCCCAAAAAGGCGAATTGAAGCCATTATGAATAATGAACCTACTATCATCGACAATAGGGTCACAGGAGAAAAGAGagtttaattttaacatattccTCCACCAAAAAGAAGCGATGGAAGACTTTTTACAATCGTTACCACCGCAAAAATTAAAGAGGATAAATCTCCATAACGCGCTTTCAAGACATTAAACCAAAGGGAATTATGGCCTTGAAGAATCTTCCACCTCCACTTGTTAAGAAGAGCTacattgaaccaaaccatatttttaACTCCCAATCCCCCTTTCTCAAAAGAGAGATTAAAATCCttccacttcacccaatgaattTTCATCTTCTCCTCCGCTCCACCCCATAAGAATCTACTTTGAATGGAAATAAACCTTTTCACCACCTTCAACAGCCGTGGTAttgtttttttacctccccgtttcacttgggaggacgacatgCTAAACCCTTGACACGAAATTTAGAAGGAGGGAagcgcccttgtgggatgaattttgtttcagttcttcctacgatagcacacatactttttaattatcctacaaggaggaaggggaaaaagatctcaaataaaccctaggagtttgctaagtgtggggattcacctagactagaaattctggagtccgggaggtcggttatacaggagttttgaaggtttgaaagatgattttggaagctaactctttccagggaatttggatttttaAGGAGatgttttggaggctgaccctttccaggggttttgactcagttGAAgagtttatcttttaaaagttgaatttttggaggctaaccctttccaggggttttggatttaaaggaatgattatttgagacttcttgtttaaagcccaagattaaggatgACTCTGACTGGAGATAGACAGATTGGAACCTAGACTCAgctaaggaggaaaattattggAGATTAAAGATAATGGTGACAGAggctgtccatgtctctcattccaaaaggtgaactcagtactaagattgagacattcttagcttatttaaagtctggtttaaagaatagaagaaactcaccagggtaggctaaaaggtgactaaagaccatttcctatgtttataagaaacctgatgggtccttgtatacaagctcaagagaaagatgagaatatgcttttaagaagcatgtggatccttgtattgtaagcccaagaggaggctaatcgagggttctttttatagcacaagagaaagctatgttggttttgaacttatttgactctaagcaaatgggtaagaggtttcaccgggaataattcctcttgggtggatgtgtcctattttggttctaaggcctttttcaagatatttcacgggaataattcatcttgaggtttgaactaaagatctctaattaggaaagagccttcaccgagaagacattctcaatcctaggccatagtcctataatatatatatatatatatatatatatatatatatatatatatatatatacacatatacatatatatatatagtttatttgtcctaaggttgtactcagacgtagttctaaacaatatatatagtttgtatttgacagtaatttaaatgaaagcttgtaaattgaaagctataaagcctaacctggatgaagtaaaggcctttgaaagatgtatgtacaaagccttaccatcaGCTTGGTTGTTTATTCGTAACAGTTGAATGATTGTGAACAGTTGAATGTTCATTGAAAATAGTTTCATGTTTTACTGAAAACAATTGaatgttttttgttttgaaaacagaagaagtgaagatggacaccagatcacataggtatctgaagagtttcaccgggaataatgcccttcaaataccagaagaatgttttgaaaacaaatgagaagattttgtaaatacagtttttgaaaagcaaactatgaaaagaaaaaggtgttggatcttacactctattagaggccaaatgaaattgatttactgtttatgaaaaacagttgaagagatTTTGCTGGATGTAAGGTTTTGTTGAATGAAAACCTTAGTCGTTGTTTGATCGAAGTTGAAAGCAATTTAAGTTTTgataaaagtcaacttaattagggtaaatacAAAGTCtacacctaattaagacctaaatgattagggtttcatCACAAAATTACTTATGAAGTGGTTAGGTTTTGAAACTTAAAggaaaaactatattttaaagtattaaaacatatgattttaaacctaattaaaatatattaaaataatatatttttttttgtgattttttggatattctcaaaatagatatattaaatgagaagtttgtgaaaaatcaagtgaaaatgatttaatttgataggtgacttaattagttaaagttgtgaagaaaattaaataggaaaagtggtaaaaaattggttttgtctccaccaaggcttgaactcacgcccttgcaGTCACCACCACAAAATAAAGCCAACAGAGCCACGTGCGTGGCTTGTCAAAGGAAGGACTTCAtttgattatatgtgaaacaggcatgataaaaaggaaaaaaaatagcaaaaggtctgagggggggatcgaaccccagaccttgtggcaagagagagtggaagcgcatgtgaccaagtTAGCTAAACTATGTATTCGTTTAGAATACACCttgcaataaatatattttaaactggCCTATGATTTTTTGAAAATGGCGCGAACACCatcttcatctttaacctcaAGCTTCCATGGATTTGAAATTccaacttactcgtttctcaaccaaatcagatgatgtaaacatcaaacttgctataaattctctcacgatttcaaatatatAACTATCATAAACTATAATTGACTATAGCTActtaattatctaaaatacgtgaagaaccctaaaatttgaaaatgaaattaaatgactatgctgaaggataaatggatgatgatagagggtttttaatcctctgatgatgctgaatgaaagggtattgagttttaacacaaaaagtaaaaaaattaaagaggtgaagttcaaaaacttacctctgaaacggaaggtcgtggtgatggtggagagcttctagctatgaatgaatgattgcaaaagcttcctgggaccttgttgatgctatctgggcacttgaaTTACTTTGAAAGCTTCTGAAATTCTCTGCTCGAATCCTTCtacttgagcttcaagtgaataTGGAGGTtagtgattctgcacttacagatgaACTGCAACCATTTGGATAGCTTCCCAACACCCTAAGGAATGTATCTGAATTCTTAGACTTGTTTGACACCTTCTGGAATGTTTTACAAACCTCCAACTGCTtaggctccaaaatgaaagtgaagatggtgttcttgcacttatAGAAGTGTTCCAGatacttggatcacttctaatgaacctccttgagatattagaaggcttactttcaaaagaaaagctctggtttgaagaattcgattcttcttgc
This genomic interval from Vicia villosa cultivar HV-30 ecotype Madison, WI unplaced genomic scaffold, Vvil1.0 ctg.004388F_1_1, whole genome shotgun sequence contains the following:
- the LOC131642039 gene encoding ubiquitin carboxyl-terminal hydrolase 20-like, with product MGATRATGKGKRKRKSGPISKNDAHRPTNFLGTMQAIPHGPGIANLGNSCFMAAALQCLFHTAPLLRAVRNYHCPCKSCWICTFKNYIDKAINPASKPKPFYPYDFYEKLKDFSFPPRTQQDSHDFMTQFLGKLGKVTTTEGKYVVANEFGGTLINQITCLVCGLISGDPEKMLHIALPLVNSHSIEESFNIFTQTEYLDSKSLCEFCQEQRYKTKSYIIGRTPNILVLQLLRYQYEKQTNGMVKLTHPVEYSSTIDISKFTRQANVKCEYEMYAMIVHEGSHLNSGHYIAYVRCSKEKWFCFNDSEVSAISEQEVLSKQPYVIFYAKESVALFSELMKPEPEVIDLDSKSEDQALLADLKKLKPKQKSKIIDLDRIIGSERKDQDLIKPKPEPEVIDLDSKSEDQALLADLKKLKPRQKSKIIDLDRIIGSERKDQDLIKPKPEIIDVDTVDSERKDQVEVIELD